The sequence below is a genomic window from Gossypium hirsutum isolate 1008001.06 chromosome A11, Gossypium_hirsutum_v2.1, whole genome shotgun sequence.
TGGCTCTTcttcaaaggtcagatctggtctaacctcaatctccttagTTGAAACGATGTGTGAAGGATCAGAGCAATATCccctcaacatagagacatgaaacacatcatgaattcagaccaactctggaggtaattcAAGCTGATATGCAACTGGTCCTACACATTTCAGTATATAATATGGCTCAATGAAcatagggcttaacttgcccttccgacTAAACCTcagtacctttttccatggtgagaccttaagaaacaccaaGTCCCTACAGAATACTGAATTTCCTTACACTTcagatccgcataagatttctgtctatccaaaaCTGTCTTTAGCCTATATCGAATCAACCTCACCTTATCCTTAGTATCAGAAATCAACTCAGTGCTTAGAACAtgccgctcacccaactcagtccaacaagaAGGAGTACAACACCTACGagcatataatgcctcgtaaggtgccatctgtatgatagactggtagctattattgtacgcaaactcttccaatggtaagtaatccttccaactacctcagaagtctatcacacaactccttaacatgtcctccagtatctgaatcaccctctctgattgCCCATCTATCTGAGGacggaatgcagtactgaagtccaaccttgtacccaatgcTTCGTGTAACtccttccaaaatcgagatgtgaagtGAGGATCTATATCAGATATTATTAGAAACCGGTACCCGTGCAGTCGCACCatctcagacacatacagctTGGCTGGTTTCTACAACAAGTAATCACTACGAATAGCTATGAAGTGGGTAGATTTTGTCAGTCGATCCACGATCTCCCATACTAAATCCTTCTTAATAGGCGTTAATGGTAGCCCAcaaacaaagtccatagtcactctctcccactaCCACAACAGAATCTTAACtagctgaagtaaccctgaaggtaaTTGATTCTCTGCCTTAACCTACTGACAAGTAAGGCATTTACTCACAAAGTTGGTAACCTCACGCTTAAGACccagccaccaatataactcatgaaggtcttgatacattttattccctccaagatgcatagcataaggactattaTACGTCTCTTGCATTATAGACTACCTCAGGTCAATGTCTTTTGGTATATAGACTCTCCCACGGAAACAcagtaccccttcgctattcaacccaaaatctaAAGCTTCTCCACTCCCTAATTGACGAAAATGAGGACCCAATGACTCATCCTCCACTTGCTTACCCTTAATCTGTTTGATCCACTtcggtttaacttgaagttcaGCCAATAAACTACCATCGTCAAATAAACTGAGACAAGCAAACATGACCCTCAAATCAGTAACAGCCCTACAGCTCAGtgcgtcagctaccacattagccttactaggatgatattcaattgaacaatcataatccttaagcaattctatccatctacgctgcctaaggtttaactccttctgagtgaggagatacttgagactcttgtgatccgtgcaAATGATACACTTCATaccatataggtaatgcctccaaatcttcagtgtGAATACCACTACTGCCAACTCCAAGTCTTATGTTGGGTAGTTCGcttcatgtgtcttaagctgacgagacgcatatgccactaccttaccctcttgcatcaacacgtaTCCCAAgacaacatgtgatgcatcactgtagacagtgaattccttCCTACATTCTGGTTGTATTAAGATAGGgtcctcagtcagaactttcttaagtttctcaaaactttcttgctgcTTCTCAGTCTAGTTAAACAGTACCtctttacgcaacaacttagtcaaagGTGCAGCAATAAatgaaaatccctcaacaaattGCCTATAATACCCTGTCACACCCTAAAAACTTTGAATCTCTGATACTGACTTAGGTTGCTTCCAATCCAGAACcgcttcaattttttgaggattAACCTTAATCCCTTCaacagacaccacatgacccagaaaagttacctctcgaagccagaattcacacttgctaaatttATCATATAGTTGTTTCTCCTTTAAAATCTGTAGAACAACATAGAGATGTGCGTCGTGCTCCTCCTCAGTCTTCGAATAcactagaatgtcatctataaacaccactacgaactgatccagataaggttgaaacactcagttcatcaaatccataaaagccacttatgcattcgttagtccaaacggtatcactaggaactcgtaatgacagTAACGAGTCTTAAATGTTGTCTTGTATACATCAGTCTCCTtaaccctcagttgatggtaccctgatcggagatcaatcttagagaagaccAAAGCTCCTTGaaactggtcgaatagatcatcCATCCTCcatagggggtacttattcttgatagtcaattTGTTCAGTTACCTTAATCGATACACATacgcatggttccatccttcttttttatGAACAATACTGATGCTCCCCAAGGGgacacactagggcagatgaacccTTGATCTAGCAATTCTTGAATCTAAGCTTTGAGTTCCAcaaactccttcggtgccattctataaggggcgatggacactagAGCTGTACCAAGAAAAATctctatcccaaactcaacttcacggttaGGAGGTGACCCTGGTAGTTTATCGGGAAAAATGTCTGAAAAATCCTTAACTGTTCTGATATCTTTAACTGAAGAAACCTCAGAACCAGAAGCGTTGACGTAGGCTAGATACGCCTCGCACCCTTTACGAACCATCTTCTCAGCTCTCAACACAGAAATCACATTTGAGAAATAATTTCGACACTTCCCAATCACAACCACCTCGTCACCCTCTACAGTTTTTAGGACCACCCgcttagtagcacaatccaaatACGCCTGATGCTTaactagccaatccatacccagtatcAAATCAAATTCCCTAAAAGGGAGTTCCATAAAATCTGACAAAAAAATTCTTCCTTGAACCTCGAAAGGTACCTTCTTAAACAGTTTGTTTACTCTCACAGACTGCCCTAGTGTTTTCACAGACTGCCAATCCATACACAGTAACCTCGCTCGTAGTGTTTTCACACATCACACCCAAAGCCTCAGACATAGTGCATGTTATATAAGAGTGCGTAGACCCAACATTAATCAATGCAATGTAAGGTACATGGCGAATAAAAAATGTACCCACAATAACATCTGGGGCGTCTCTATCCTTTTGGCgatgtgcagcataaaccagtgtTGATTGCCTCACCTtagtatgaccagcacctctgtcCGATGATCCACGACCACGGCCCATACCATTTCCGCCTCTAGCTTGACCATGACCCCTTGGTTGCTGCTGAAAACCTTTCTGTGACTGAACAGTACCCCTACCAATAGCTTACATCTGATCGGGCCTCCATGGACAATCCCTGATACGGTGCTCCACAGATCCGCACCTAAAACATGCCCCTATCTGTACCCAGCACTCGCCCTGATGGTGTTTCCCACAAATAGTACAAGGTTGCAACCCAAAAGTAGCAACAGGAACCCCAACTTTAGATGGCCCACCGACCTTGACCTTTTTCATAGGCCACACAGCTGAACCTGAGGGCTTTCAAACCCTCTTGTTCCTCCCAttatccttctcacgattctggaGCTCAGCACACTTCACATATTCAGCGATCTTTGCCTTTTCTAATAACACTGCAAAATCccactccctctgtggagctatcaaagcTCGCAGATTATCTCTAAGGCCATCCTCGAAACGAACACAGCGCTCATACTTAGTGGCCACCATGCCTCGCGCATAATGGCTCAATCgcaaaaattctgcctcatattcagttaCGGACTTATCCCCCTAGGTCAAATTTAGAAATTCCCTtctacgagcatccacatagctagcacCGACATATTTCTCTTGAAATGCatttttgaaaaactcccaagttaatCGATCGGGCTAAGTACCCTCTTtcactgtaagccaccactgataggcttcatctcgtagCAATGATACTGCACCTTTTAGTTAATGCTTGGGGGTGCAATCGAGGTCATTCATGATCCTCTCAGTGGCCTCTATCCAATATTCAGCTACATTAGCGGCGACTCTCGCGATACCCCTAAAGATCTTAGCCCCATTAGACTTGAGTTGTTCCGTTACCGACCCCCGGCCTCCAGTATTagtattgggcccaacgaccctttcCAGAATTTGTAGCATAGCTTGGGACAATACGTCGTCCCCAGCTACCCGATAGTGTCACCCAGTCTTGGTCATGGGTGAAGCCGGTGCCTTTATTGCCTTAACGTTGGGCATATGGCCTGATGCCGAATacccagcccgagcacctccacgACCTCCGTCgcagcctcttgtaccccttccacgagtacctctagtgctcattatcGATTTGCTATTACCtttattaacagttttatgaatcagttttaCAGTTCCTGTGTTTATTAACGGATGTTTTATGAAAAGAAATAGTATCAATAATTCAGTGTTGTTTGTTTTCACAGGTTGCAGTCTTATTACTGTTTCAAGTTATTCTAATAAAGGTTTCAGTATAGTCTATTATTTACGATAATttcaatatttctattaaaacatatagtagttttagagaacttacaAGATCGACGCCGGAGACTTGGTAGATCACACATTCTGAAGTATTACTTCGAAAATTCTTTACTATCATTTGAAAACAGttcctttgaaatttttttttagataaaaacCCAAATCCATAGTCCAGTTTTGTAATTTaactctgatatcactaaatgtaacaccccaaacctgacctagatgttatggctgaatcagTGATGTCATATTGGAGTGAGTTTTGAAAAGTGTAGTTTTACTGGAAAAGTCCGTTTATGTTAAAACCTCATTTGTGTTCTTTAAGAGAGGTTAacttttttgttcatttgataatTTATAGGTTTGATTAGCAAAACATGATCCATACTATATCGTTATTACACTTTGAAATCATTgctcattgcggaagcttttaaaacaagttgTGTAGCTTGGTGGttgaaaattatttactttttgaaAACCCGTGTCCTACTGCTAACAGataagtcaatttaaataaatcccaaaataaaaatataaacttagaacggccttattacattaagTGTACCTAAATAAAACTACTTTTAcaaaaaatccaaaacaaaacaTCAACAGTGGTGTGGCCATCCCCTGGTCCGTCGTAGCATCGAcctgcctaaggattacctgcacagatagGCAGAAAAGGTGAGTTTaagaaaactcaatgtgtaaaccatatttatcaaacaatcaATTATACAGTGTtgaacagtctgggcctaagcccatatcagtcaCAATATTAGTGTGGGCctcagcccaatacagtaacagtatcagtgtgcATTCaaagatcctacccatccatcctctacactccactcagtccagccctacactccatgtggggataaaatcgacccacccatccctacactacAAAATATAgtaccggttgcagcactaacagtatttgtagcagagctgccagtaataggcttatagcctttcagtacacttcatCCAATATCATATGTccta
It includes:
- the LOC121210027 gene encoding uncharacterized protein — encoded protein: MAPYEALYARRCCTPSCWTELGERHVLSTELISDTKDKVRLIRYRLKTVLDRQKSYADLKCKEIQYSVGTWCFLRSHHGKRGYCSDPSHIVSTKEIEVRPDLTFEEEPVQILDRDVKVLRKNSVPLVKVLWRNHNSEEATWEPEEAMRQKYSHLF
- the LOC107939022 gene encoding uncharacterized protein, translating into MVATKYERCVRFEDGLRDNLRALIAPQREWDFAVLLEKAKIAEYVKCAELQNREKDNGRNKRVKVGGPSKVGVPVATFGLQPCTICGKHHQGECWKGFQQQPRGHGQARGGNGMGRGRGSSDRGAGHTKVRQSTLVYAAHRQKDRDAPDVIVGTFFIRHVPYIALINVGSTHSYITCTMSEALGVMCENTTSEVTVYGLAVCENTRAVCEIKHQAYLDCATKRVVLKTVEGDEVVVIGKCRNYFSNVISVLRAEKMVRKGCEAYLAYVNASGSEVSSVKDIRTVKDFSDIFPDKLPGSPPNREVEFGIEIFLGTALVSIAPYRMAPKEFVELKA